The Paramormyrops kingsleyae isolate MSU_618 chromosome 11, PKINGS_0.4, whole genome shotgun sequence genome includes a window with the following:
- the LOC111845085 gene encoding aminopeptidase N-like, translating into MGDVSKKLAKVAAVVVVVIIIVLCIVFGKWSSSKDTSQPRTLAWDNFRLPDSLLPKSYNVTLWPRLQKNKQGTYIFTGASSVIFTCAKETNLILIHCHKLNLTMTNGFHATLTSLGGESTPSIITTRLQEQTQYLVIQLNGNLAVGKFYSLKTKFKGELADDMEGFYRSEYEEDGVKKIVATTQMQATYARKAFPCFDEPTMKASFYITIIHERGTVALSNGMDIESVNMTINNETVTRTTFEPTPQMSTYLLAFIVSDYTYISSAKKDNALIRIWARRKAISRRQGQYALNVTGQILQFFVNYYKSPYPLSKSDQVALPDFQAGAMENWGLITYRESSLLYDSAISSNGNKERVATVIAHELAHMWFGNLVTLKWWNDLWLNEGFATYVSYLGVDYAAPAWNINDLIVLYDVHKALAFDSLASSHPLSSKAESINKPEEISQMFNTISYSKGAAVLRMLSAFLTESVFVKGLRTYLSEFAFKNTIASDLWNHLQRAVDQSPNITIPRKVTEIMDRWVLQMGYPVVNINTHTGAVSQQHFLLDPDSKVDRPSEFKYKWFVPVQWMDSSRVVKTFWLLKATDTHKAMKINTGWVLANVHMSGYFRVNYDTDNWEQLLTQLINNHKVIPPINRAQILDDAFNLARAKILSTTLAMRLTKYLSKEREYIPWASAINNLDYFILMFDGSKEYAPLKEYLKKLVTPLFAYLKNITKNWTQVPAGHTDQYLQVTAIRRACRLGLQDCQRLTKDWFNKWMQNQAINRIHPNLRGAVYCSAIEAGGRQEWDFGWKMFQNASVAAEADKLRFSLSCTKDQSLLKRYLDYALDANKIRKQDAISTIVYIASNVEGSKLAWDFVKRNWDRIFAEFGGVSSFSYLINGVTQRFSTDYDLKQFQKFKEEKSKTGFGSGTLALEQVMEKIKANIKWLAKNKAEVMQFLKKENSQKG; encoded by the exons ATGGGTGATGTTAGCAAGAAACTAGCAAAAGTGGCAGCAGTGGTCGTTGTGGTCATCATTATTGTTTTGTGTATTGTCTTCGGTAAGTGGAGTTCCAGTAAAGATACATCGCAACCGAGAACCTTGGCATGGGATAACTTCCGGCTTCCGGACTCTCTGCTACCCAAGAGCTACAATGTAACCCTGTGGCCTCGACTCCAGAAGAACAAGCAGGGCACGTATATCTTCACGGGAGCGTCTAGCGTGATCTTCACGTGTGCCAAAGAGACTAACCTGATTCTGATCCATTGCCATAAGCTGAACCTGACTATGACCAATGGTTTTCATGCAACCCTAACCAGTCTGGGTGGTGAGTCAACACCCAGTATAATCACCACACGGCTGCAAGAGCAAACTCAGTACCTTGTGATTCAGCTAAATGGAAACCTAGCAGTTGGGAAATTTTACAGTCTTAAAACAAAGTTCAAAGGGGAACTTGCTGATGATATGGAAGGATTCTACAGAAGTGAATATGAAGAGGATGGAGTTAAGAA AATTGTTGCTACCACCCAGATGCAGGCCACATATGCCAGAAAGGCTTTTCCTTGTTTCGACGAGCCCACTATGAAAGCCAGCTTCTACATCACCATCATCCATGAGCGTGGgactgtggccctatcaaatGGCATGGACATTG AATCCGTGAACATGACAATTAACAATGAGACTGTAACCAGGACCACATTTGAGCCCACACCACAAATGTCTACCTACCTGTTAGCTTTTATTGTCAGTGACTACACCTATATCTCATCTGCCAAAAAAGACAATGCCTTG ATTCGAATTTGGGCTCGTAGAAAAGCCATCTCCAGAAGGCAGGGACAGTATGCTCTCAACGTGACAGGACAGATTTTGCAGTTCTTTGTGAATTATTATAAATCACCCTACCCCCTCTCCAAATCAG ATCAGGTCGCTTTGCCTGACTTCCAGGCTGGAGCCATGGAAAATTGGGGGCTTATCACTTATAGAGAATCGTCTCTGCTCTATGACTCTGCCATATCCTCCAATGGAAACAAAGAGAGAGTAGCAACAGTGATTGCCCATGAATTAGCACACATG TGGTTCGGAAACCTGGTGACACTGAAATGGTGGAATGACCTATGGCTTAATGAAGGATTTGCCACCTATGTTTCATATCTCGGCGTTGATTATGCTGCCCCTGCCTGGAACATT AATGATCTGATCGTTCTCTACGACGTGCACAAGGCATTAGCTTTTGATTCCTTGGCATCTTCCCACCCACTGTCATCCAAAGCTGAGAGCATCAACAAACCTGAAGAAATCAGCCAGATGTTTAATACCATTTCCTACAGCAAG GGTGCTGCAGTGTTGAGAATGCTCTCGGCATTCCTGACCGAGTCAGTCTTTGTCAAAGGTCTCCGT ACTTACCTGAGTgaatttgcatttaaaaatactaTAGCTTCGGATCTCTGGAATCATCTTCAAAGA GCAGTAGATCAGAGCCCTAATATCACCATACCTCGTAAAGTGACTGAGATCATGGACCGATGGGTTCTCCAGATGGGCTATCCTGTGGTCAACATCAACACTCACACCGGAGCTGTGTCCCAGCAGCATTTTCTCCTGGACCCTGATTCTAAGGTTGACCGACCATCAGAGTTCAA GTATAAGTGGTTTGTTCCTGTACAGTGGATGGACAGCTCAAGGGTGGTGAAGACATTCTGGCTTCTAAAGGCAACTG ATACCCACAaagcaatgaaaattaacaccgGCTGGGTCCTGGCCAATGTTCATATGTCTGGATACTTCCGGGTCAACTATGACACTGACAACTGGGAACAACTTCTCACCCAGCTTATTAACAACCATAAG GTCATTCCACCCATAAACAGGGCCCAGATTCTGGATGATGCTTTCAATCTTGCACG GGCAAAAATTCTGAGTACGACACTGGCTATGAGGCTAACCAAGTACCTTTCAAAAGAAAGAGAGTACATCCCATGGGCATCTGCCATTAATAATCTGGATTATTTCATCCTCATGTTTGATGGCAGTAAGGAATACGCACCATTAAAG GAATACCTGAAGAAACTGGTGACTCCTCTTTTTGCCTACCTGAAGAACATTACGAAAAATTGGACACAAGTTCCTGCTGGTCACACTGATCA GTACCTTCAGGTCACTGCCATCAGACGAGCATGTCGATTAGGACTTCAGGACTGCCAGAGGTTGACTAAAGACTGGTTTAATAAATGGATGCAGAATCAAGCAATAAACAG AATTCATCCAAACTTAAGGGGGGCGGTATACTGTAGTGCGATTGAGGCAGGAGGGAGGCAGGAGTGGGATTTTGGGTGGAAGATGTTTCAAAATGCCTCCGTCGCCGCTGAAGCTGACAAGCTGAGATTCTCACTTTCCTGTACCAAGGATCAGTCACTGTTAAAAAG ATACTTGGACTACGCCCTGGATGCAAATAAAATCCGGAAGCAAGATGCGATCTCTACGATTGTGTACATAGCCAGCAATGTTGAAGGCTCTAAATTAGCCTGGGACTTCGTGAAGAGAAATTGGGACCGTATCTTTGCAGA GTTTGGTGGGGTGTCTTCATTTTCATATCTTATAAACGGAGTAACACAAAGGTTTTCAACTGACTATGACCTCAAGCAG TTTCAGAAGTTCAAGGAGGAGAAGTCCAAGACCGGCTTTGGTTCAGGTACCCTGGCTTTGGAGCAAGTCATGGAGAAGATAAAGGCCAACATCAAATGGCTAGCCAAGAATAAGGCTGAAGTCATGCAGTTTCTAAAGAAGGAGAATTCACAGAAGGGTTAG